GCATGTTACACATCTTTATGTATTATTACATTTattcccaaaataaataaattaattgctaaaataaataaatcaatcaattgagacattctagatgatttactcaaaggtgatgcggggaccatggatccatgaaatcaagctccaataagttaccgtgaatttatttacgaataatttcactaccttattaattcctcgtgactccactatagacttggaattgaactcttgaattcatagaacgtattttccaaagcataaatacgttatccattgttataaccattacagttagtcaatcctctatcaatgacttactaacaagctgggtgaaaattaccgttttacccctcatcagtattttatccttaactcccactaagttccttataaatgatatttccgtgaacttaatcacagaaatgagatctcaatcatttaaccttttgaacaaagcaattaaggaaatcatcttttcacttctcatacagaagttatagatttcatatctatgaataatactcccactcaatttcattactaaatctccaagatgtaagtatgggctagaccgtagggtaagctggtaacgaacaagtcaaaagatttaaataatataattagcagaatattatcactcagaattaagatcgacttaacctatggtcaacgttgtgatattgattagattcgataacaacgatacttatttatcaatcaataatcaatatcggtcctagtccgatgtaaccaaatacatccgatcatatctacttggtcaatgccttggacaagacatcacactcctaatgtgtaagtagatcatatcgtagatttcctaatcagtgacaatccaatgcactgatctaatctaggacttgttcttttgaacatataattacaactataatccactgtgacctagtcaccataattgtaactatccatatgttcaggattttatgaatgtttgtattaattgaataaacatgtaataaaacaagcgaacaatgcaattgaataaacaaaatgatttctacttcttttattgataataataacgtgttacataagaaaaatggttttattaagggcataaaacccaacaatgcCACCAATGAAATTACTCACTGACAATTCACTCCTATTCTACATTGAgctgaaaaagaagcaaaatgaAGTAACTGAACTACCTCTATGCATCACCACTTTTGATCAAACAATAGCTGAAACTGTTCAACACAATACATATGaagaagaaacacaaaaacagaaCATAGATTTAGAAAAGCTAGTTCTTCAACTAAACAACGAGCAATCAGCTACAAAATTACAATATGACGAAGCAACATACACGagaaataaccaggtacaaacCTTCCCAAATATTACAGACATAGCTGATAATGTAGCAGATTTTATCACAGAGAGAacagaagaaaacaaaagaaaaagagaagaagaaacagAAATTATAACTGAtaataaaattttcaaagttGAAGAAGGCCAGATTTATAAGGACAAAAAGCTCTTGAAATTTGCTCTATGTTATTATGCTATGATCCACAACATCCAATTCAAGACTAAAAGATCTGAACCGAGAGAGTACCTGGTAACCTGTGTGGATgacaattgtaactggttacttagagcTTCAAAGTTCAGGAAAACAGAAACATTTAAAATCAGAAAGTATGTAAACACTCACACCTGCTCCTTGGATATCATTATGGAAGACCACAGGCAGGCTAACTGCAATGTCATTGGGGaactaataaaatcaaaatacatGTCAATAAAGAGAGTACACACACCACATGACATAATCAACGACATGCTAGATGATTATGGTGTTTCAATGGGGTACCAAAAAGCCTGGAGAGCAAGAGAAAAAGCTTTAGAATTGGCAAGGGGAAACCAAGATGATTCATACCAAAAACTTCCCATCTGCCTTCACATGCTAAAAGTCTCGAACCCAGGTACAATAACACACCTGGTTACAGACAATAAAGATCACTTCAAATATATGCACATAGCATTTGCAAATTCCATCAAAGGATGGAAACACTGTAGGCCAGTCATTGCGATAGATGGAACTTACTTGAAGACATCATTTGGGAGaactttattcactgcttcaacaaTGGATGCTAACAACAACATATTTCCATTAGCCTTTGGAATAGGAGACTTTGAAAATGATTCATCATGGTTATGGTTTTTTACAAAGCTAAAGGAGACATATGGAGAAAGAGAAGGTActgttttcttttttatattcttattgaaacaaactaaacacataaaATTATCAGTTTAATAATAATCCAGCAATAAAATAGTAAAAACAGTGTAAAAAAAATAGCAGTCATATAAATTAATGAAACCAGTTACTCAATTAGGACAGAATAACCAGTTACTCCATTGTGATTTTGCAAACAGGTATGACAATCATTTCAGACAGGCACAAAAGCATAGAAAATGCTGTAGACGATGTATACCCAAAAGCTTTCCATGGAGCATGCATATTCCACCTGTTAAACAACATCAAATTCAATTTCGGTGTCCATGGGGGGACCTAAACCTAAACTTTGTCAAAGCAGCAAAGGCATATAGGGTACAATCATTTGGGCACTACATGCATGAAATAGACAAGATTGACACTCGCATAAGACCGTATTTACAAAAAATTGGATATTCAACTTGGTCTAGATGCCATGCTCCAACAAGAAGATATACAATGATGACATCAAATATAGCCGAATCAATAAATGTTGCATTGAAAGCTGCAAGAACACTGCCAATCACTACAATGATGGAAGGCCTTCGAAGTTTAGTTCAAAAATGGGTATGGAAAAATGGTAACGAAGCAAACGGAACATTCACACAAGTAACAACAGATACTGAAACTGTGCTTAGAGAAAACTTTATTCGTGCCATTAAATTTCAGGTACCTGACATATATTGAGCACTGAATATTATTTACCAAAACTTTCAGTAACCAGTTACTAAACAATATCATAGTATCCAGTTTCTAACATGTATTCCTCTACTAAAATAAACAGGTCTTCCCAATAAACACTAAATTGTACCAAGTTGTGGTTGAACAGAAAGGAAATTTTTTGGTCAACCTAATGGAGAAAACATGTGAATGCAAAAAGTTCCAACAAGATGAAATACCATgtgcacatgcaatagcaataTTCACCAAAACACGGCTGAAAACATATGATTATGTATTGATTACTACAAAACTACAACTATGAAAGCAACATATGAGTCAACTGTTCATCCATTGCCAAATGAAAGCGATGGACACTGCCAGAGACTTTAAACAAAATTGTCCTACCACCAAAATCAAGAAAACCACCATGCCGCCCTAGAAGGAAAAGAATCAGATCTAGAGGAGAACCAAAGGTGCAGATAAAATGTGGAAGATGCGCGCAGCCAGGACATAATAGAAAAACATGCAGGAATGAACCAATCCCAAAGCAGCGAAACCCAACAAAGTCAAAGAAAATAGACAAATAATTCTCTAAAGAATAGATATACTACAATTTCAATAATTTCAATTGATGTAATAAAATTGTATATCCTAATGTTTTCTACTTCAATAAAAGTACAAACTTTTTAAGCATTTTACATTTTATAAACTTGATACTCAACTTCATGGTTCCAAACACAAGATATTCAAAATCTGAAGACTCAAGTACCTGGTTATAACACattatagaagaaaaaaaacagatACTATAAGTAAATTTAACAAACGACTATATATACATGAAACCAACGAtttaaaaacataattatataatcacaaatctttcacaaaaaaaaaacataaatattataaactTGATACTCAACTTCCTGGTtacaacacaaaatattcaaaatatgaaGATTCAAGTACATGGTTACAAcacataaaatagaaaaaaaaaaggcagTTACTATAAGTAAATTTAACAAACGACTATATATAAATGTAACCAACGACTTAAAAAACCTAGTTATATAATCACAAatctttcacaaaaaaaaaaaaaaaaacataaatacatcaaaaaataatttaaaaaatagaaataaaaactaAAGAAATAGTAATCAGTTACCTGAAACATATAGCTTTTACTATCTAAAACAGAAGTAACCGGTTACACCATCTTCATACAATAATAattgaaacatatatgaaaaaaaacatgTACATAACAATATCttcaaacttttaaaaaaaaatcaccaactctattgaaaaaaaaatatacacattaaaataaaatacattaaaaaaaactttatattaagcCAGAAGGTGAAACTAATTCTTTacattgacaa
The genomic region above belongs to Humulus lupulus chromosome 1, drHumLupu1.1, whole genome shotgun sequence and contains:
- the LOC133777971 gene encoding uncharacterized protein LOC133777971, producing the protein MTSNIAESINVALKAARTLPITTMMEGLRSLVQKWVWKNGNEANGTFTQVTTDTETVLRENFIRAIKFQVFPINTKLYQVVVEQKGNFLVNLMEKTCECKKFQQDEIPCAHAIAIFTKTRLKTYDYVLITTKLQL